A window from Agrobacterium tumefaciens encodes these proteins:
- the urtB gene encoding urea ABC transporter permease subunit UrtB: MLDILFIGLSLGSILLLVALGLAITYGAMGVINMAHGEMVMIGAYVAVLSGIWLKTSLLLAIPLAFVVTALLGLAIERVVVRRLYGRLLDTLLATWGIAILLQQAVRLEFGLTFFGIHIEGLGAGLQNVAVPSYLQGTFRFAGAAINAYRTFIIAVTAALTLATWFILYRTTAGMQVRAIIRNPKMAAACGIDVKRINALTFAFGSGLAGVAGVMMSGFKTVFPDMGTTMVVDGFMVVVTGGVGSLFGTALSSGLLGEINALVAIGTNDILARAVVFGVVILVILVKPSGLFSFKGR, encoded by the coding sequence ATGCTCGACATTCTCTTCATCGGCCTCAGTCTCGGCTCGATCCTTCTTCTGGTGGCACTCGGCCTCGCCATCACCTACGGCGCCATGGGCGTCATCAACATGGCCCACGGCGAAATGGTCATGATCGGCGCTTATGTCGCCGTTCTCTCGGGCATCTGGCTGAAAACGAGCCTTCTGCTGGCAATACCGCTGGCTTTTGTCGTGACGGCATTGCTTGGCCTGGCAATCGAACGGGTGGTCGTGCGACGGCTCTACGGCCGCCTGCTCGACACGCTTCTCGCCACCTGGGGTATTGCCATCCTTTTGCAGCAGGCCGTAAGGCTCGAATTCGGCCTCACCTTTTTTGGCATCCATATCGAAGGCCTCGGGGCCGGGCTGCAAAACGTCGCAGTGCCTTCATACCTGCAAGGCACCTTCAGGTTTGCCGGTGCCGCCATCAACGCTTACCGCACCTTCATCATTGCGGTAACAGCCGCGCTGACGCTGGCGACATGGTTCATTCTCTATCGCACGACGGCAGGCATGCAGGTGCGGGCAATCATCCGTAATCCAAAAATGGCTGCGGCCTGCGGCATCGATGTGAAGCGCATCAACGCGCTCACCTTTGCCTTCGGTTCCGGTCTGGCCGGCGTCGCGGGCGTCATGATGTCCGGCTTCAAGACCGTTTTCCCGGATATGGGCACGACGATGGTCGTCGACGGTTTCATGGTCGTGGTGACAGGCGGCGTCGGCAGCCTTTTCGGTACGGCCCTTTCATCAGGGCTTCTGGGGGAAATCAATGCGCTGGTGGCCATCGGAACGAACGACATTCTGGCACGCGCGGTCGTTTTCGGAGTCGTCATCCTCGTCATTCTCGTAAAGCCCAGCGGGCTGTTCTCGTTCAAGGGGCGCTGA
- a CDS encoding amino acid ABC transporter ATP-binding protein, giving the protein MNNEIQTMAGTEPMIEVVGLKKSFGPLEVLKDINLSVPRGHVVAMIGPSGSGKSTLLRSLNLLSLPDAGCITIGGRRMDFSSGHVAMRDRDLATFRANTGMVFQNFNLFPHMSVIDNVMIGPVSVLKQDSNSARALAMELLSKVGLVEKADARPEQLSGGQKQRVAIARALAMKPEVMLFDEATSALDPALVGEVLAVIRQLAEQGMTMILVTHEMAFARDVADTVIFMQDGFVIESGDARQVINEPRETKTREFLSHFHGGLS; this is encoded by the coding sequence ATGAATAACGAGATCCAGACGATGGCCGGCACGGAACCGATGATCGAGGTCGTGGGCCTGAAGAAGTCCTTCGGACCGCTGGAGGTCCTGAAAGATATCAATCTTTCCGTGCCACGCGGTCATGTCGTGGCGATGATCGGGCCGAGCGGTTCGGGAAAATCCACCCTGTTGCGCAGCCTCAATCTGCTGTCGTTGCCTGATGCGGGCTGCATCACCATCGGCGGAAGGCGGATGGACTTTTCCTCGGGCCACGTCGCCATGCGCGACCGGGATCTGGCAACCTTCCGCGCCAATACGGGAATGGTGTTTCAAAACTTCAATTTGTTCCCGCACATGAGCGTCATCGACAATGTGATGATCGGGCCGGTGAGCGTGTTGAAACAGGACAGCAATTCTGCGCGGGCACTCGCGATGGAGCTTCTCTCCAAAGTCGGGCTGGTCGAGAAAGCCGATGCACGCCCGGAGCAGCTTTCCGGTGGACAGAAGCAGCGCGTGGCGATTGCCCGGGCACTGGCCATGAAACCGGAAGTCATGCTGTTCGATGAGGCCACCTCGGCACTCGATCCGGCATTGGTCGGTGAAGTATTGGCGGTCATCCGCCAGCTTGCCGAACAGGGGATGACGATGATCCTCGTCACCCATGAAATGGCTTTTGCCCGCGATGTCGCCGACACCGTCATCTTCATGCAGGACGGCTTCGTCATCGAGTCGGGCGATGCGCGCCAAGTCATCAACGAACCCCGCGAGACGAAAACGCGGGAATTCCTCAGCCATTTCCATGGCGGACTTTCCTGA
- a CDS encoding transporter substrate-binding domain-containing protein yields the protein MVFNRREFLKTAATASAALALPALGGRAFAADAIKVGALYSQTGGLSVAEKLLANGVMMAVAEINAAGGVLGRQVEVVVEDGASDPKTFSEKASKLIVKDKISTVFGCHTSASRKAVLPIFERRGAMLFYQTHYEGFECSRNVVYSGAVPNQQLSNYIPWIVEKLGKKKFFIVGSNYVYPREMAKVSKKLIEAAGAEWVADEYLELGHSEWAVMVSKIKESGADVVLSNVVGDSIIAFYREFKNQGLSQEVIPICATVTSEIEIAAMGAEYAAGSYTSFPYFMSIETPENKSFIDRFRTFVNDPKAVTYHSLEAAYFQVFLWKQAVEKSGDLSADAIRAGIRGQTYEAPGGKVTTDPDNLHCWLTPRIGQWQPDGQSKVVNAYPAPIKPLPYSAYGETESNLFCTSNGLDAAKLKG from the coding sequence ATGGTGTTCAACAGACGTGAATTTCTGAAAACCGCAGCCACCGCTTCAGCCGCACTTGCCCTGCCGGCTTTGGGCGGCCGGGCCTTTGCAGCCGACGCCATCAAGGTCGGCGCGCTTTACTCCCAGACGGGTGGCCTTTCCGTCGCCGAAAAACTTCTGGCCAACGGCGTCATGATGGCCGTGGCCGAAATCAACGCGGCGGGCGGTGTTCTCGGCCGCCAGGTAGAAGTCGTCGTGGAAGATGGGGCGTCCGATCCGAAAACCTTCAGCGAAAAGGCGTCGAAGCTGATCGTCAAGGACAAGATTTCCACCGTATTCGGCTGCCACACCTCTGCCAGCCGCAAGGCAGTGCTGCCGATCTTCGAACGCCGCGGCGCGATGCTGTTCTACCAGACGCACTATGAGGGCTTCGAATGCTCGCGCAACGTCGTCTATTCCGGCGCGGTTCCAAACCAGCAGCTCTCCAACTACATTCCCTGGATCGTCGAGAAACTGGGCAAGAAGAAGTTCTTCATCGTCGGCTCGAATTATGTCTATCCGCGCGAGATGGCCAAGGTTTCCAAGAAGTTGATCGAAGCGGCCGGTGCGGAATGGGTCGCGGACGAATATCTGGAACTTGGCCACTCGGAATGGGCGGTCATGGTCAGCAAGATCAAGGAATCGGGCGCGGATGTCGTTCTTTCCAACGTCGTGGGAGACTCGATCATCGCCTTCTACCGCGAGTTCAAGAACCAGGGCCTCTCACAGGAGGTTATCCCGATCTGCGCGACGGTGACGTCCGAGATCGAGATCGCGGCCATGGGCGCCGAATATGCGGCGGGCAGCTATACATCCTTCCCCTACTTCATGTCGATCGAAACGCCTGAAAACAAGAGCTTCATCGACCGCTTCAGGACCTTCGTCAACGATCCGAAAGCCGTGACATACCATTCGCTCGAGGCCGCCTATTTCCAGGTATTCCTTTGGAAGCAGGCGGTGGAGAAATCCGGCGATCTATCTGCCGACGCGATCCGGGCCGGCATACGCGGCCAGACCTATGAAGCACCCGGCGGCAAGGTGACCACCGACCCCGACAACCTGCATTGCTGGCTGACACCGCGCATCGGGCAATGGCAACCGGATGGCCAGAGCAAGGTCGTCAACGCATATCCCGCGCCGATCAAGCCGCTGCCCTACTCGGCCTATGGCGAGACGGAAAGCAATCTGTTCTGCACCAGCAACGGTCTCGACGCAGCAAAGCTCAAGGGCTGA
- a CDS encoding transporter substrate-binding domain-containing protein, producing MMTSESWRVGVLFSETGVTGAVEKTQRAASLLAIDEINTAGGVLGRAIEPVAYDPQSTPSLYRDFAVRLCDEDRVRVVFGCHMSSTRKAALPVIEARDALLFYPTLYEGFEYSRHCIYTGAAPNQNSVQLVDFLTTHYGKRVFLVGSNYVYPYESNRTISDLFLQLGGQVLDEMYVPLNLKTEDVAKIIRHIKAAQPDVIYSTIVGDGIIPFYTAFKEAGFDAATMPIASQSTSEADVIRMRPEVAEGHITAAPFFASLDTPRSRAFVSAYQNRYGQQMLPTAPAEAAYFQVYLYAAALQRAGSEGLEHLLPALYEVEYDAPQGAVKIDRQTNHTHLWPRVARVNAQGGYDIVYDPSVRVAPDPFMREYRPDLTQIFHHRVQV from the coding sequence ATGATGACTTCAGAAAGCTGGCGGGTCGGCGTGCTGTTTTCCGAGACGGGCGTGACCGGAGCCGTCGAAAAAACCCAGAGAGCCGCGAGCTTGCTGGCGATCGACGAAATCAATACAGCGGGCGGCGTGCTCGGTCGGGCGATCGAACCGGTAGCTTACGATCCGCAATCAACCCCCAGTCTCTATAGGGACTTTGCGGTCAGGCTCTGCGACGAAGATCGGGTCCGCGTCGTCTTCGGCTGCCACATGTCGAGCACTCGCAAAGCAGCTCTGCCCGTCATCGAGGCCCGTGATGCATTGCTGTTCTACCCGACGCTTTACGAGGGTTTCGAATACTCCCGACACTGCATCTACACAGGTGCCGCCCCCAATCAAAATTCCGTGCAATTGGTCGACTTCCTCACCACGCATTATGGAAAGCGTGTTTTTCTGGTCGGGTCGAATTACGTCTATCCTTATGAATCGAACCGGACGATCAGCGACCTCTTTCTTCAGTTGGGCGGACAGGTTCTGGACGAGATGTACGTCCCGCTTAACCTCAAAACCGAGGACGTCGCCAAAATCATCCGGCACATTAAAGCTGCGCAACCGGATGTCATCTATTCGACGATCGTCGGCGACGGTATCATTCCGTTTTATACGGCGTTCAAGGAGGCGGGGTTCGATGCAGCGACCATGCCGATTGCCAGTCAATCGACAAGCGAGGCCGACGTGATCCGAATGCGGCCGGAGGTGGCCGAAGGTCATATCACCGCAGCGCCGTTTTTTGCTTCTCTGGATACGCCCCGCTCTCGCGCGTTCGTTTCGGCTTACCAGAACCGCTATGGCCAGCAGATGCTGCCGACCGCGCCGGCCGAGGCGGCCTATTTCCAGGTCTATCTCTATGCGGCGGCTTTGCAACGGGCCGGCAGCGAGGGGCTGGAACACCTTCTGCCCGCCCTCTACGAGGTGGAGTATGATGCCCCGCAGGGTGCCGTAAAGATCGATCGGCAGACGAACCACACGCATCTGTGGCCAAGAGTTGCAAGGGTGAATGCGCAGGGCGGCTATGACATTGTCTATGATCCGTCGGTGCGGGTGGCGCCGGATCCGTTCATGCGCGAATATCGCCCGGACTTGACGCAGATTTTTCACCATCGTGTTCAGGTCTGA
- a CDS encoding transporter substrate-binding domain-containing protein: protein MNRRDFGRVMLLAGAAALLPSSALLAATEGATLEAIRARGALRIGVFAGTEPYYHKNLATGEWEGFCVAMGRDLAQHIGVKLELVETTWGNSVIDLQSDKIDIMFGLSNNPERAKVVDFTKALMDNTFTLVARKDLEVTKWEEMNKPEMRVAVDLGSTQDNFARKNLPNCTLVALKSADETILALQSGRADAIIQVALLAVVTTKHLAPNVKLIIPEPHASQPTTIGVRRDPNGEFRDYVDTWLAERRGQGNISNWIVESLALVGVDKAALPANLTF from the coding sequence ATGAACAGACGTGACTTCGGAAGAGTAATGCTGCTTGCAGGCGCTGCAGCACTCCTCCCATCTTCCGCACTTCTCGCAGCAACCGAAGGCGCAACACTCGAAGCAATCCGGGCTCGTGGTGCGTTGCGGATCGGCGTATTTGCAGGCACCGAGCCTTATTATCACAAGAACCTGGCAACCGGAGAGTGGGAAGGTTTCTGCGTCGCAATGGGCCGTGATCTGGCGCAACATATCGGCGTCAAACTGGAGCTGGTCGAGACGACCTGGGGCAATTCCGTGATCGATCTGCAAAGCGACAAGATCGACATCATGTTCGGGCTCAGCAACAATCCAGAGCGCGCCAAGGTTGTCGACTTCACCAAGGCGCTGATGGACAATACCTTCACCCTCGTTGCCCGCAAGGACCTGGAAGTGACGAAGTGGGAGGAGATGAACAAGCCGGAGATGCGGGTAGCCGTCGACCTTGGCTCGACGCAGGACAATTTCGCCCGCAAGAACCTACCGAACTGCACGCTGGTTGCGCTCAAATCTGCCGATGAGACCATTCTGGCGCTTCAATCGGGCCGCGCCGACGCCATCATCCAGGTCGCCCTGCTCGCCGTCGTGACGACGAAGCACCTTGCGCCGAACGTCAAGCTCATCATTCCGGAGCCCCATGCGAGCCAACCGACGACAATCGGCGTGCGCCGCGATCCGAATGGCGAGTTCCGCGATTATGTCGACACCTGGCTTGCGGAACGCCGTGGGCAAGGCAATATCTCGAACTGGATTGTCGAGAGCCTCGCACTCGTCGGTGTCGACAAGGCTGCGCTGCCTGCAAATTTGACATTCTGA
- the urtD gene encoding urea ABC transporter ATP-binding protein UrtD has protein sequence MSAIALTIDGLSVDFGGFRAVNNVSITVRDGELRVLLGANGAGKTTLMDLVSGKTRSTQGKVFVYDTDITNWPEHKIARAGIGRKFQIPSVFRELTVRQNLEVANCRKPSVFANLRFGFSRSEASRVDDVLALTGLDAEQGTTAAYLSHGQTQWLELGMLIVQDPKVVLLDEPTAGMTQAETRKTAEIINNLKGRHTILVVEHDMGFVREIAEYITVLHLGEVLAEGSVEDIERNPKVREAYLGSKGIS, from the coding sequence ATGAGTGCAATCGCATTGACCATCGACGGTCTCAGCGTCGATTTCGGCGGCTTCAGAGCCGTCAACAATGTCAGCATCACCGTCCGCGACGGCGAGTTGCGTGTGTTGCTCGGCGCAAATGGCGCCGGAAAGACAACCCTGATGGATCTGGTCAGCGGCAAGACGCGCAGCACGCAGGGCAAGGTTTTCGTCTACGACACCGACATCACCAACTGGCCTGAGCACAAAATTGCGCGTGCCGGGATCGGCCGAAAATTCCAGATTCCCAGCGTCTTCCGTGAACTGACGGTGCGTCAGAACCTGGAGGTCGCCAATTGCAGAAAGCCTTCGGTCTTTGCAAATCTCCGGTTCGGCTTTTCGCGTTCCGAGGCAAGCCGTGTAGACGACGTTCTGGCGCTCACGGGCCTCGATGCTGAACAGGGTACGACAGCCGCCTATCTCAGCCATGGTCAGACACAGTGGCTGGAGCTTGGAATGCTCATCGTGCAGGATCCCAAGGTGGTTCTGCTGGACGAGCCGACAGCCGGCATGACCCAGGCGGAAACCCGCAAGACCGCAGAAATCATCAACAATCTCAAAGGTCGCCATACGATCCTCGTCGTCGAACACGACATGGGGTTCGTCCGCGAGATCGCCGAGTACATCACCGTTCTCCATCTCGGAGAGGTTCTCGCGGAAGGAAGCGTCGAAGATATCGAGCGCAATCCCAAGGTCCGTGAAGCCTATCTCGGTTCGAAAGGAATATCCTGA
- a CDS encoding NAD(P)/FAD-dependent oxidoreductase has product MTGKVIVVGAGIIGATTALRLAEAGWDVALCDGNAPGSEAGASYGNGGWISPASIIPMSMPGLWRKVPGFLLDRNGPLTIDWMSLPQLAPWLLRFLWAGASKARVRRTAKLLNFLLHDGPERHLELARKTGQEQLILQKGLLYAYPDRASFEAEALSWELRRENGVAYAEWNEAEIRERLPALGPAYRFAVHVVNGAHCRDTGRYVAGIVDAARRRGVQFHQSAVTAILDGPAPQAVLKGGETLSADRIVVAAGIHSGHLLRPLGVRIPMQSERGYHVTVTSGQTPFEIPVMPSTGRMANTPTDMGLRLSGQVELASVDKPPNWERARVLQRHALASYPYLSTDKTPTLRLWMGHRPSTPDGLPVIGPLSRHPGLVAAFGHGHVGIAAAPKTADLVLDALENRISGEALPFLPSRFRQ; this is encoded by the coding sequence ATGACAGGCAAGGTAATCGTGGTCGGCGCGGGCATCATCGGTGCCACCACAGCATTAAGATTGGCGGAAGCGGGCTGGGATGTGGCACTTTGCGATGGCAATGCGCCAGGCAGTGAAGCCGGCGCAAGCTATGGCAATGGCGGCTGGATCAGCCCGGCATCGATCATCCCGATGAGCATGCCTGGCCTGTGGCGGAAAGTTCCCGGCTTCCTCCTCGACCGAAACGGGCCGCTGACGATCGATTGGATGTCGCTGCCGCAGCTGGCGCCGTGGCTCCTCCGTTTTTTGTGGGCCGGTGCGAGCAAGGCACGCGTGCGCCGGACGGCGAAATTACTGAACTTCCTGCTGCACGATGGACCCGAACGGCATCTGGAGCTCGCGCGGAAGACCGGACAGGAGCAGCTTATTCTTCAAAAAGGGCTGCTCTACGCCTATCCCGACCGAGCCTCCTTCGAGGCGGAAGCACTGAGCTGGGAGCTGCGTCGCGAGAATGGCGTTGCCTATGCGGAATGGAATGAGGCTGAAATCCGCGAAAGGCTGCCGGCGCTCGGCCCTGCCTACCGGTTCGCCGTCCATGTGGTCAACGGCGCCCATTGCCGAGACACCGGGCGCTATGTGGCCGGCATTGTGGACGCCGCGCGGCGCAGGGGTGTGCAATTCCACCAATCCGCCGTAACCGCTATCCTCGACGGCCCGGCACCGCAGGCCGTGCTCAAGGGCGGCGAGACGTTATCTGCCGACCGCATCGTCGTGGCCGCCGGCATACATTCCGGCCATCTGCTGCGCCCGCTTGGCGTGCGCATTCCGATGCAGAGCGAACGGGGTTACCATGTGACCGTTACATCGGGGCAAACGCCTTTCGAGATCCCCGTGATGCCGAGCACCGGCCGGATGGCCAATACACCGACAGACATGGGTTTGCGCCTTTCGGGCCAGGTCGAGCTCGCATCGGTCGATAAGCCTCCGAATTGGGAGCGCGCGCGGGTGCTGCAACGGCATGCCCTGGCGAGCTACCCCTATCTATCCACGGACAAGACCCCCACGCTTCGGCTCTGGATGGGGCATCGTCCCTCCACGCCGGATGGCCTGCCGGTGATTGGCCCGCTGTCGCGGCACCCTGGTCTTGTCGCCGCATTCGGCCACGGGCATGTCGGCATTGCCGCCGCTCCCAAGACAGCAGATCTCGTGCTCGACGCACTCGAAAATCGCATCAGCGGCGAAGCCCTTCCGTTTCTGCCGAGCCGTTTCAGGCAATAA
- a CDS encoding aspartate/glutamate racemase family protein gives MSASSGALGIIMLDTTFERPPGDVGHAGSWRFPVKFRKVRGASVSLVVRAGGEGLVEDFIAAGRELISEGCSAIITSCGFMARHQRKLAEALGVPVAASSLMQLPMVKMTLGAGLRPGVITYDAASLGPDVFEACGADPSVPVRGVPAGGAFHALIEGSAAYDHAALEAEVIDVARKLIAEHPSVGAIVLECTNMPPFAQAISAALGLPVFDILTLGEWLFTSTSPRIFRRAEQSAL, from the coding sequence ATGTCCGCTTCCTCAGGTGCCTTGGGCATCATCATGCTGGACACGACGTTCGAACGTCCACCTGGCGATGTCGGCCATGCCGGCTCATGGCGTTTTCCAGTCAAGTTTCGCAAAGTGCGCGGTGCGTCCGTTTCACTCGTCGTCCGTGCGGGCGGCGAGGGTCTCGTCGAAGATTTCATCGCCGCCGGACGAGAGCTTATCTCGGAGGGCTGCAGCGCAATCATCACGTCCTGCGGCTTCATGGCGCGACATCAGCGAAAATTGGCCGAGGCGCTCGGTGTGCCGGTCGCCGCCTCCAGCCTGATGCAATTGCCCATGGTGAAAATGACGCTTGGCGCCGGGCTGCGTCCCGGCGTGATAACCTATGATGCCGCCAGCCTCGGTCCCGACGTGTTCGAAGCCTGCGGGGCCGATCCATCGGTGCCCGTGCGCGGGGTGCCCGCCGGCGGCGCATTTCATGCGCTCATCGAGGGCTCCGCCGCATATGATCATGCGGCACTGGAGGCCGAAGTGATCGATGTTGCCCGAAAGCTCATCGCCGAGCATCCCTCGGTCGGCGCGATCGTGCTGGAATGCACCAACATGCCGCCCTTTGCACAGGCGATCTCGGCAGCCCTCGGCCTTCCCGTCTTCGACATCCTGACGCTTGGCGAGTGGCTCTTTACATCAACCTCTCCGCGGATATTCCGCCGGGCAGAACAAAGCGCGCTGTGA
- a CDS encoding amino acid ABC transporter permease — protein sequence MQYQWDFSGLWQYRGLFLQGLGYTVGFTVLTIISGIVVGTVFALARLSGMKVVTVPIMTIVELFRCTPVLVQLVWCYYALPMLVGIQISPAMAAFITLTMYGAAFYAEIIRGGIVSIDPGQWDAGRAIGMRRGQLMAKIILPQALRRMVPPLVNQSVLQLKNTSLLSVLAVPDLLYQGQLVTSATYRPLETYTLIAAIYLAVLFPMTRLAHWLEGRKT from the coding sequence ATGCAGTATCAATGGGACTTCTCCGGCCTTTGGCAGTACCGCGGCCTGTTTCTTCAAGGCTTGGGTTATACGGTCGGCTTCACTGTTCTGACCATCATCTCTGGAATCGTCGTCGGCACGGTCTTCGCTCTTGCCCGGCTCTCTGGGATGAAAGTCGTTACCGTTCCGATCATGACGATCGTGGAACTGTTCCGCTGTACACCTGTCCTCGTGCAACTGGTCTGGTGTTATTATGCCCTGCCCATGCTGGTCGGAATTCAGATCTCGCCAGCGATGGCGGCTTTCATCACGCTGACCATGTACGGCGCCGCGTTTTATGCCGAGATCATCCGGGGCGGCATCGTCTCGATCGATCCGGGACAATGGGATGCGGGCCGCGCGATCGGCATGCGGCGAGGCCAGTTGATGGCCAAGATCATCCTGCCGCAGGCATTGCGCCGCATGGTGCCGCCACTGGTGAACCAGTCCGTCCTGCAGCTCAAGAACACCTCGCTTCTCTCCGTGCTCGCGGTGCCCGACCTGCTCTATCAAGGTCAACTGGTGACATCCGCCACCTACCGGCCGCTCGAAACATACACCCTGATTGCAGCCATCTATCTGGCCGTCCTGTTTCCCATGACACGCCTGGCGCATTGGCTGGAGGGCCGCAAGACATGA
- a CDS encoding ANTAR domain-containing response regulator produces the protein MSFALLRDLRDLKVLVIHPRTSEGEFLVDHLRRIGCTVSFLWPVPAELPHGTDVVFLAMEDEARPEIERLLKCLPNPAPTMLAIVGYENPSTLQIVLESGALAIVERPIKPFGLLTNLAIARSLWLERQKLVKEARKYKRKVLGDQKLARAKAILMANRGTSENEAYREMREQAMARRVPIDEIANSIINAEQLLRPSQKHD, from the coding sequence ATGTCTTTCGCCCTTCTTAGAGATTTGCGGGATCTCAAGGTTCTGGTCATCCACCCCCGGACATCCGAAGGAGAGTTCCTGGTCGATCACCTGCGCCGCATCGGTTGTACCGTCAGCTTCCTCTGGCCAGTGCCCGCCGAATTGCCGCATGGTACAGATGTCGTCTTCCTTGCCATGGAAGATGAGGCGCGACCGGAGATCGAACGCCTGCTGAAGTGTCTCCCCAATCCCGCTCCGACCATGCTCGCCATCGTGGGTTACGAAAACCCCTCGACGTTGCAGATCGTTCTGGAAAGCGGCGCGCTCGCCATCGTCGAGAGACCGATCAAACCTTTCGGCCTGCTGACCAATCTCGCCATCGCCCGCAGCCTCTGGCTCGAGCGCCAAAAACTCGTGAAGGAGGCACGCAAATACAAACGCAAGGTATTGGGAGACCAGAAGCTCGCCAGGGCCAAGGCCATTCTGATGGCCAATCGCGGCACGAGCGAGAACGAGGCTTATCGCGAAATGCGCGAGCAGGCGATGGCCCGGCGCGTGCCGATCGATGAAATAGCCAATTCGATTATCAACGCTGAACAGCTCTTGCGCCCTTCCCAAAAACATGATTAG
- the urtC gene encoding urea ABC transporter permease subunit UrtC, translating to MSIERKFQIAAYVLFIAVIFAAPVFGDEFWLNRISKYLVYGMLGVAIALTWGYAGILNLGQGLFFGLGAYMLAMSLKLSSLTSLQQGSDKPVPDFMLWNAEPGAPTELCCINKGSFLWLPFQSQSVGLVLGIMLPVVIAGALGMLVFRKRISGVFVSIITLALVLLVRLVMVDAQPITNGFNGLTDLGWLTIGGIEFDPYSRATYYLCAVCLSLALIGARLVVETRAGMILQAIRDDQVRARYLGFDVSLYQVFFFVISAGIAGVAGMLYVVVAEFASPTFMDLSFSVTMVVWAAVGGRSSLLGACIGAILINMIEAEVSETEALVEAWKAIIGLIFMLVVLFMPRGLGGVAHDVLRAFIRRVKPGAAPSPLQQQSEAL from the coding sequence ATGAGCATCGAACGGAAATTCCAGATCGCTGCCTATGTGCTCTTCATCGCAGTGATTTTCGCGGCACCCGTTTTCGGCGACGAATTCTGGCTGAACCGCATTTCAAAATATCTTGTCTACGGCATGCTCGGTGTCGCCATTGCGCTGACATGGGGCTACGCCGGAATTCTTAATCTCGGCCAGGGGCTGTTTTTCGGCCTTGGCGCTTACATGCTTGCCATGTCCCTGAAACTGTCAAGCCTGACCAGTCTGCAACAGGGTTCCGACAAGCCGGTTCCGGATTTCATGCTATGGAATGCCGAACCCGGCGCACCGACGGAACTTTGCTGCATCAACAAGGGCTCCTTCCTCTGGCTTCCGTTTCAAAGCCAGTCGGTGGGCCTCGTGCTCGGCATCATGCTTCCTGTAGTGATTGCCGGCGCGCTCGGCATGCTGGTGTTCCGCAAACGCATTTCCGGCGTCTTCGTGTCGATCATCACACTGGCGCTCGTCCTTCTCGTCCGCCTCGTCATGGTCGATGCGCAACCGATTACAAATGGTTTCAACGGCCTGACCGATCTCGGCTGGCTGACGATCGGTGGCATCGAATTCGATCCCTACAGCCGGGCGACCTATTACCTGTGTGCCGTATGCCTGTCCTTGGCGCTCATCGGCGCCCGCCTTGTCGTCGAAACCCGCGCAGGCATGATCCTGCAGGCGATCCGCGATGACCAAGTGCGCGCCCGCTATCTCGGCTTCGACGTCTCGCTCTACCAGGTATTCTTCTTTGTCATCTCGGCGGGCATCGCCGGTGTTGCCGGCATGCTTTACGTGGTTGTCGCGGAATTCGCCTCGCCAACGTTCATGGATCTTTCCTTTTCGGTCACGATGGTCGTCTGGGCGGCCGTCGGCGGTCGCTCATCCCTGCTCGGCGCCTGCATCGGCGCGATCCTCATCAACATGATCGAGGCAGAGGTCAGCGAGACCGAGGCGCTGGTTGAGGCGTGGAAAGCAATCATCGGCCTCATCTTCATGCTCGTCGTGCTGTTCATGCCGCGTGGCCTTGGCGGCGTCGCGCATGACGTTCTGCGGGCATTTATTCGCCGGGTCAAACCAGGTGCGGCGCCTTCACCGTTGCAGCAACAAAGCGAGGCATTGTGA